Proteins found in one Hevea brasiliensis isolate MT/VB/25A 57/8 chromosome 18, ASM3005281v1, whole genome shotgun sequence genomic segment:
- the LOC110666101 gene encoding adenylate-forming reductase 03009: MELPVSAVGKSTSCRGVAFESNCDKLRLTAPPALSQSGQSGRWVWIPRSQNKDLFNIPPLNHYLERTMSRSSSHFCDLDLTEGAGEENQLQDLEEKGEPCHLEKQNKVADTEKQDQAPKPAKPRKASRLSIILLDQGLFTVYKRLFMVCLTLNIVALILSSTGHFPYGKRNAALFAIGNILALSLCRSEAFLRVVFGLAVKLFGRPWVPLFLKTAITSFLQSVGGIHSSCGVSSIAWLVYALVLSLKDRENNPPEIIAVASTILSLLCISSLAAFPLVRHLHHNVFERTHRFTGWAALGLLWIFVVLTTSYNPNSKTYGNFWGSNFYKKQGFWFTLIITTVILLPWLTVSRVPVKVSSTSNHASIIKFEGGVQAGLLGRISPSPLSEWHAFGIISNGEKEHMMLAGAVGDFTKSLVSNPPNYLWVRKLHFAGLPYLINLYKKVVVVATGSGICVFLSFLLQPAAAEVCLVWVAKGIKENFGKEIMDMVGGYSKDKVIVHDTAILGRPNVAKMSVEAAKNWGAEVVIVTSNPEGSRDVVNACKASGIPAFGPIWDS, encoded by the coding sequence ATGGAGCTGCCAGTGAGTGCGGTGGGCAAGAGCACGAGCTGTCGCGGGGTGGCATTCGAGAGCAACTGCGACAAACTCAGGCTAACAGCCCCACCAGCCCTGTCTCAGAGCGGGCAAAGTGGGAGATGGGTCTGGATTCCGAGGAGCCAGAATAAAGATTTATTCAACATTCCTCCTTTAAACCATTATCTCGAGAGGACAATGAGTCGATCAAGCAGTCACTTCTGCGACTTGGATTTAACTGAAGGTGCCGGCGAGGAGAACCAATTGCAAGACTTGGAAGAGAAAGGAGAGCCCTGTCACCTGGAGAAGCAGAACAAAGTTGCTGATACTGAAAAGCAGGATCAAGCACCTAAACCAGCAAAGCCAAGAAAAGCATCAAGATTGTCTATTATACTATTAGACCAAGGTCTCTTCACAGTCTACAAGCGTCTTTTCATGGTCTGCTTGACATTAAATATAGTTGCCTTGATCCTTTCATCCACGGGACATTTCCCATATGGCAAGCGCAACGCAGCTCTCTTTGCCATTGGCAACATTCTTGCTTTGAGCCTGTGTAGAAGTGAAGCCTTTTTACGGGTGGTCTTTGGGCTGGCAGTGAAACTATTTGGCAGGCCATGGGTTCCTCTCTTTCTCAAAACTGCGATCACATCCTTTCTCCAGAGCGTTGGAGGAATTCACAGTAGCTGTGGTGTCTCTTCCATAGCTTGGCTAGTTTATGCACTTGTGTTGTCGCTTAAAGACAGGGAAAACAATCCACCAGAGATCATTGCGGTTGCCTCCACTATTCTGTCCTTGCTCTGCATCTCTTCGTTAGCAGCTTTCCCTCTCGTCCGCCATTTGCATCACAATGTTTTTGAAAGAACTCATCGTTTCACTGGCTGGGCTGCTCTAGGCCTCCTCTGGATCTTTGTGGTTCTTACAACTAGCTATAATCCCAATTCAAAAACATATGGAAACTTTTGGGgttcaaatttttataaaaagcAAGGATTCTGGTTCACTCTGATCATTACCACAGTAATACTTCTGCCTTGGCTAACGGTGAGTCGGGTTCCTGTCAAGGTTTCATCTACTTCAAATCATGCTTCCATTATCAAATTTGAAGGTGGCGTTCAAGCAGGCTTGTTAGGTAGAATTAGCCCTTCGCCTCTATCAGAGTGGCATGCCTTTGGGATTATATCAAATGGAGAAAAAGAGCATATGATGCTGGCCGGTGCAGTTGGTGACTTCACAAAGTCTTTGGTCTCAAATCCTCCAAACTACCTTTGGGTTCGAAAATTACACTTTGCAGGCCTACCCTATCTCATAAATTTATACAAAAAGGTCGTGGTGGTCGCAACAGGGTCAGGCATTTGCGTCTTCCTATCCTTTCTATTGCAACCAGCTGCAGctgaagtgtgtttagtgtggGTGGCCAAGGGAATAAAGGAGAACTTTGGAAAGGAAATTATGGATATGGTAGGTgggtattccaaggataaagttaTTGTCCATGACACAGCTATACTGGGTCGTCCAAATGTGGCGAAGATGAGTGTGGAAGCTGCTAAAAATTGGGGAGCTGAAGTAGTCATTGTTACTAGCAATCCAGAAGGAAGCAGGGATGTTGTCAATGCATGCAAGGCTTCTGGAATTCCAGCTTTTGGCCCCATATGGGATTCTTAA
- the LOC110673595 gene encoding GDSL esterase/lipase At5g45910, translating into MKNFITCLPFFLVFGFTGAVSATSLQYDSVFNFGDSLSDTGNFLLSGALAFPVIGKLPYGETFFRHPTGRCSDGRLVIDFIAEAAGLPYLPPFLGLGKGQDFKHGVNFAVAGATALDSKFFYEHNIGQILWTNDSLSVQLDWFKKLKPSLCTTKQECDKYFNKSLFVVGEIGGNDYNYASFVGGSIKQLRASVPLVVQAIAGAATLLIEEGAVELLVPGNLPIGCSAVYLTLFQSPNKEDYDKHGCLKAYNAFSKYHNKQLKGALEILRLKYPHARIIYADYYAAAKRINHSPNRYGFYNGVLTACCGGGGPYNFNNSARCGHIGSKACENPSTYANWDGIHLTEAAYKIIAKGLIYGPFSRPPLRKFPL; encoded by the exons ATGAAAAATTTCATCACCTGTCTCCCATTTTTCCTTGTTTTTGGCTTCACTGGGGCAGTGTCTGCAACTTCTCTACAGTATGACTCAGTTTTCAACTTTGGTGACTCTCTTAGTGACACTGGAAATTTCCTTCTTTCTGGTGCCTTGGCATTTCCTGTCATTGGAAAGCTCCCTTATGGCGAAACCTTCTTTCGCCACCCAACAGGGAGGTGCTCAGATGGACGTCTAGTTATCGATTTCATTG CTGAGGCAGCTGGGTTGCCATATTTGCCACCCTTTCTAGGGCTTGGCAAAGGCCAAGATTTCAAACATGGCGTGAATTTTGCGGTTGCAGGAGCCACTGCACTTGACTCTAAATTTTTCTATGAGCATAATATTGGGCAAATTTTGTGGACTAACGATTCACTGAGTGTTCAGCTTGACTGGTTCAAGAAGTTGAAGCCTTCCCTTTGCACTACTAAACAAG AATGTGATAAATACTTCAACAAATCACTATTTGTTGTGGGAGAAATCGGTGGAAATGACTATAACTATGCCTCTTTTGTCGGTGGGAGCATTAAACAACTTCGTGCTTCTGTACCACTCGTTGTTCAAGCAATAGCTGGAGCTGCCACA CTATTAATAGAGGAAGGTGCAGTAGAATTGTTGGTGCCAGGGAATTTGCCAATCGGATGCTCAGCAGTGTACCTGACCTTGTTTCAAAGCCCTAACAAAGAAGATTATGATAAACATGGGTGCTTGAAAGCCTACAATGCTTTCTCCAAGTACCATAATAAACAGCTCAAAGGAGCCCTGGAGATCCTCAGACTCAAGTACCCACATGCAAGGATTATTTATGCTGATTATTACGCTGCAGCCAAGCGTATCAATCACTCACCAAATCGTTAcg GATTTTACAATGGAGTCCTAACAGCCTGTTGTGGAGGGGGTGGACCGTACAATTTCAACAATTCAGCAAGGTGCGGTCACATAGGTTCAAAAGCATGTGAAAATCCATCCACTTACGCAAATTGGGATGGAATTCACTTGACAGAAGCTGCATATAAGATTATAGCCAAGGGTTTGATCTATGGCCCTTTTTCTAGACCACCACTCAGAAAATTTCCCCTGTAA